In Nicotiana tabacum cultivar K326 chromosome 10, ASM71507v2, whole genome shotgun sequence, the DNA window CAAAACTCTAAGTTCATTAGTGAATACTGCAGGAATAATGGACACCTATGTCAGTGCCAATGGAAAAGAGGGGGATAATTTGTCTCGGCATTCCATTGTTAAGAAATTGAAGGGCTGTTATCAGTATCCAGGAGTGGAAATTGTTAGAGCATTGCCTCAATTGCCAACAAAACCATCTGATTCTCTCGGTCCAGTCACTCCTGATTCCATTCGGGAAGGTGGTGACCACGCAGATGTGTGCTGGTCACCAGTGTCTTCTCTTCCGAGGACTCTTTGCTTCAATTCTCAACAATATGGCAACCTGGTTTATTCAAACGAAGGAAGTCCACGAACTCCAAAGGGGTTGGTCTTTAATCCATTTGCTCCTGGACCAGATGAACTCATGCTTGCCCCGCAGTGCAAGAAATATTTAGGAGATTCACGAACCAAAGTGATGCGTCAGCTTAACTTTGAGGAGTTGCTGAATTTTGATAATAGTGTTGATCATACAGACAATATGGGATCCGTCTCAGAGGATGAGATGCTATTTGAATCGTTGTACAATTCTCTTCTAGAATTTATTTCCTCAAAACAAACAGAGGGTCTTCAGGCTAAAGCCTCAACTCCACTTTCAGATTCTGATGGATACAAGACACCTAGCTATGCACCTCGTCTTAGTGGAGTTGCTGATACTTGCCCCGATGCTCCTAGGAGGCCTGCAAATCGATTTAGAAATATTGACAAGGGATTATGTAAAAAGCTTACATTTTGACATATCTTTATGTTGCAATGTAATAATAACTATG includes these proteins:
- the LOC107822061 gene encoding uncharacterized protein LOC107822061, coding for MDTYVSANGKEGDNLSRHSIVKKLKGCYQYPGVEIVRALPQLPTKPSDSLGPVTPDSIREGGDHADVCWSPVSSLPRTLCFNSQQYGNLVYSNEGSPRTPKGLVFNPFAPGPDELMLAPQCKKYLGDSRTKVMRQLNFEELLNFDNSVDHTDNMGSVSEDEMLFESLYNSLLEFISSKQTEGLQAKASTPLSDSDGYKTPSYAPRLSGVADTCPDAPRRPANRFRNIDKGLCKKLTF